The Agromyces sp. 3263 DNA segment TGGCGATGAGCTCGACGGGGCGGCCGTCGCTCCAGGTGAAGGCATAGCTGCGCGCGGTCGACGCGTTCAGCAGGCGGAGCCGGACCAGCTCGTCGTGGACGTCGAGGAACGGGCCGCGCGTGCCGTTGACGAGGAGCTGGTCACCGAGCCCGCCCGCGAACCCGTGCGCCGGGTCCTCGCGGAGCCCCTCGGCCGAGAAGCCGGCGTCCTGCACGATGACGGGCACGTCGTCGACGCCGTACTCGCGGGGCAGCGGCAGCGCGGACTCGACGTCGTCCTGCACGAGGAACATGCCCGCGAGGCCGCGGCGGACGTGGTCCTCGGTCTCGCCGTGCGGATGCGGGTGGTACCAGAGCGTGGCCGCCGGCTGGTCCACGTCCCACTCGGGCGACCACGTGGCATCCGGCTCGACCATCTGGTGGGGGCCGCCGTCCATCTCGGCGGGGAGGTGCATGCCGTGCCAGTGCACCGTGGTCGGCTCGTCGAGCGAGTTCGTGACGTCGACGCGCACGTGCTCGCCGCGCTTCGCGACGATGGTCGGGCCGAGGTAGGAGCCGTTGAAGCCCCATGTGTCGCTCGGAACGCCCGGCGTGAACTCGGTCGTGCCCGCCTGCGCGTCGAGGGCGAACACCCGGGTGCCGTCGGCGGTGACCGTCGATTCGGCGAGCGGCGGGATGGCGAGCGGGCTGTCGAAGTCGACCTTCCCGATGGTCGAGACCGGCGCGGGGCCGACGACGCCGCATCCGGCGAAGGCGACGGCGATGAGTGCGCCGGCGGCGACTGCGGCGAGGGCGCCGACGGCGGCACGGGGACGGCGGATGCCGAGGGGGTTGGAACGTGTGGCTGGCATGGTTCCAGCCTCGCGATCGCCGCCCGCCTGCCCCATCCGGCGGCCGACCGGATCGACGCGGGGGTTATCCCCCGGGCATCAGCGGATCGTGTCGTGCGTGAGGCGTCCGCCCATGAGCGTGGCCGCCACCGGCATCGTGCGGAGTCGCTCGACGGATGCCGCGTAC contains these protein-coding regions:
- a CDS encoding multicopper oxidase domain-containing protein, with the protein product MPATRSNPLGIRRPRAAVGALAAVAAGALIAVAFAGCGVVGPAPVSTIGKVDFDSPLAIPPLAESTVTADGTRVFALDAQAGTTEFTPGVPSDTWGFNGSYLGPTIVAKRGEHVRVDVTNSLDEPTTVHWHGMHLPAEMDGGPHQMVEPDATWSPEWDVDQPAATLWYHPHPHGETEDHVRRGLAGMFLVQDDVESALPLPREYGVDDVPVIVQDAGFSAEGLREDPAHGFAGGLGDQLLVNGTRGPFLDVHDELVRLRLLNASTARSYAFTWSDGRPVELIATDGGLLEASVDLDRVLLSPGERAEVLVRVTPGERLVLRSEMTADAAGMIDAIAAMNGGTDSFDVLELRAADSLGPSPDVPDHFATLPSVDASQAVTTRTFTLDGFEINGHEMDLGRIDETVTVDTTERWIVQNTSQMPHSFHVHDVQFRIASIDGAPPPPELAGWKDTIFARPETEFELLLRFEDYADPDTPYMYHCHLLWHEDQGMMGQFAVVEPGQSATITGGTHHEH